The following proteins are encoded in a genomic region of Bosea beijingensis:
- a CDS encoding ABC transporter ATP-binding protein, translating to MNIVRQTQWLRDLREGAQRRLRPWGGNARQSHGVEEEHAQAAGRRAIVADGVVMEFNTEIGRRRVLDGISFEVCMGERLAILGRNGAGKSTLISLLCGLQLPNTGTIHRGLSMSWPIAIDGVVQGEMTGYDYARFLLRVYNAPFEQKLDYIQSFAALGKQLHLPMRFYSTGMRARLAFALSFAIDFDCILIDEVLAVGDRRFQERCYEELFVRRRHCAMIIAIHDAAFVREHCTAALILKGGRGRVFRDLDLAAEIYTSL from the coding sequence ATGAATATCGTGCGTCAAACGCAATGGCTGCGGGACCTCAGGGAAGGAGCCCAGCGCCGCTTGAGGCCGTGGGGCGGCAATGCCCGGCAAAGCCATGGGGTGGAAGAGGAGCATGCTCAAGCCGCGGGTCGGCGTGCCATCGTCGCCGATGGTGTCGTCATGGAATTCAACACGGAGATCGGCCGGAGACGCGTGCTCGACGGGATTTCCTTTGAAGTCTGCATGGGAGAGCGCTTGGCGATCCTCGGTCGGAACGGCGCTGGCAAGTCGACTTTGATCAGCCTCCTGTGCGGGTTGCAGCTTCCGAATACCGGTACCATTCATCGCGGCTTGTCGATGTCGTGGCCCATTGCAATCGACGGAGTCGTTCAAGGTGAGATGACCGGCTATGACTATGCCCGGTTCCTCTTGCGGGTCTACAATGCCCCTTTCGAACAAAAGCTCGATTACATCCAGTCATTCGCGGCTTTGGGTAAGCAGCTTCATCTGCCGATGCGATTCTACTCCACCGGCATGCGTGCAAGGCTGGCTTTCGCGCTATCCTTTGCCATCGATTTCGACTGCATCCTGATCGACGAGGTGCTCGCCGTAGGAGACCGTCGTTTCCAGGAACGATGTTATGAAGAACTGTTCGTTCGTAGAAGGCATTGCGCGATGATCATTGCCATCCACGATGCAGCATTCGTGCGAGAGCACTGCACGGCTGCCCTGATCCTGAAGGGGGGGAGGGGGCGCGTGTTTCGGGACCTCGATCTCGCCGCCGAAATATACACATCGCTCTGA
- a CDS encoding ABC transporter permease: MTKPRAVHDPTLTTRVSVQLQVIAALMIRNVMAKYGRGNLGFLWLVVEPIFLVGGVILVWVFLHRGGYGVSVAAFVLSGYMPLTLWRHLSNAVRVMSGNYGLLYHRRITIFDIMIARALTEIAGVSAAGIIVYLILLSVGSLNWIAEPSLLLAGWLIMSAFAFGFGCITAGLSERSEVLENLIQPTQYLLMPLSGCFFMVSWLPKQAQELALLIPMVHMYELIRAGIFGKDVTTYYSFEYMAIWTFSIIFLGILSINSSRKILTFR; this comes from the coding sequence ATGACGAAGCCCCGCGCAGTGCACGACCCAACGTTGACGACCAGAGTGTCCGTGCAGTTGCAAGTCATCGCCGCGCTGATGATTCGCAATGTGATGGCGAAATATGGGCGAGGCAACCTGGGCTTTCTATGGCTGGTCGTCGAGCCGATCTTTCTCGTCGGTGGTGTCATCCTGGTATGGGTCTTTCTCCACCGTGGGGGGTACGGCGTTTCCGTGGCCGCGTTTGTCCTGAGCGGCTACATGCCCCTGACGCTGTGGCGCCATCTTTCCAACGCCGTTCGTGTCATGTCGGGAAACTACGGCTTGCTCTATCATCGCCGCATTACGATCTTCGACATCATGATCGCGCGAGCCTTGACGGAGATCGCCGGAGTCAGCGCGGCCGGGATCATCGTCTATCTGATCCTGCTGTCGGTTGGGAGCCTGAACTGGATCGCGGAACCCTCGTTGCTGCTTGCCGGATGGCTCATCATGAGCGCTTTCGCCTTCGGTTTCGGCTGCATTACCGCTGGCCTCTCAGAACGATCGGAAGTTCTCGAAAACCTGATTCAGCCAACCCAATACCTCCTCATGCCGCTTTCGGGGTGCTTTTTCATGGTATCCTGGCTCCCGAAACAAGCTCAAGAACTGGCGCTCCTCATACCCATGGTCCATATGTATGAGCTGATCCGGGCCGGCATTTTTGGAAAAGACGTCACAACGTATTATAGTTTTGAATATATGGCTATCTGGACATTTTCTATCATTTTCTTGGGAATTTTAAGTATAAATTCATCCAGAAAAATATTGACTTTTCGTTAA
- a CDS encoding HlyD family type I secretion periplasmic adaptor subunit — protein sequence MTATTIAPSEFDRSLSKLRLIGATSVLAFFGIVGTWACTTGISGAVIASGQFVVEGNTKKIQHPTGGVVAALLVKEGDHVQENQIVIRLDGTLARVGLHVVTRQLDELFARRQRLIAEADEQSTVSHAPEFADRTKEAGIASLFTAEQKLFTARRTARDGQRAQLEQRIIQFENEIEGLQAQLTSRDEQIVLVAQELVAARELYTKNLVSLARKIALEREAVNIAGQKGQIIAALAQSRGKIAEIRLQIFQIEDSFREEVLKDLRETQAKIAELTERRIAAEDQLKRVDIRASTAGVVHQLAVHTVGGVISPAEPAMLIVPDNEPLQIEARVTPADIDQVRPGGAAQIKLHAFNQRITPELTGTVSHVSADTSRDQINGPSFYIVRIVVPPSQLDKFGGQRLSPGMTADVFITTENRTPLEFIAKPLKEQFNKAFRER from the coding sequence ATGACGGCAACGACCATCGCACCGTCCGAGTTTGATCGATCTCTCAGCAAACTGCGCTTGATCGGCGCTACGAGCGTTCTCGCCTTTTTCGGGATCGTAGGCACCTGGGCCTGCACAACCGGTATTTCGGGAGCGGTCATCGCCTCAGGACAGTTCGTGGTCGAAGGCAACACGAAAAAGATACAACACCCTACAGGCGGGGTCGTTGCAGCGTTGCTAGTCAAGGAAGGCGATCACGTTCAGGAAAACCAGATCGTCATCAGACTTGATGGAACACTTGCTCGCGTCGGGCTCCACGTCGTAACTCGGCAACTTGATGAGCTTTTCGCGCGACGCCAGCGTCTCATCGCAGAGGCCGACGAGCAATCCACGGTCTCGCACGCTCCCGAATTCGCCGATCGCACGAAAGAAGCAGGCATTGCCAGCCTGTTCACTGCCGAACAGAAGCTGTTCACCGCGCGCCGCACAGCTCGTGACGGACAGAGGGCCCAACTCGAGCAACGCATCATTCAGTTCGAGAATGAAATCGAGGGACTACAGGCCCAATTGACGTCACGGGACGAACAGATCGTTCTGGTAGCGCAGGAACTGGTTGCCGCGCGCGAATTATACACAAAAAACCTGGTGTCTCTGGCCCGAAAGATCGCGCTTGAACGCGAAGCAGTTAACATTGCCGGTCAGAAGGGGCAAATCATAGCGGCGCTAGCACAATCGCGCGGCAAGATCGCTGAAATACGCCTTCAAATCTTCCAGATCGAAGACAGCTTCCGTGAGGAAGTCCTGAAAGACCTTCGTGAAACACAAGCAAAGATAGCGGAACTGACCGAGCGACGCATCGCCGCTGAAGACCAACTCAAGCGGGTCGACATCCGGGCCAGCACCGCTGGCGTCGTCCATCAACTCGCCGTTCATACCGTGGGCGGTGTGATCAGCCCTGCCGAACCCGCGATGCTCATCGTCCCCGACAACGAACCGCTTCAGATCGAGGCTCGCGTCACTCCCGCCGACATCGACCAAGTCCGACCGGGTGGCGCAGCTCAAATCAAGCTGCATGCCTTTAATCAGCGCATTACGCCAGAATTAACCGGCACAGTCAGCCATGTATCTGCCGACACAAGCCGAGATCAGATCAACGGCCCCTCGTTCTATATCGTGCGAATCGTCGTACCGCCCAGTCAACTCGATAAATTTGGCGGGCAACGCCTGAGCCCCGGCATGACAGCCGACGTTTTTATTACTACAGAAAATAGAACTCCACTCGAATTTATCGCCAAGCCGCTGAAGGAACAATTCAACAAAGCATTTCGTGAGCGATAG
- a CDS encoding beta strand repeat-containing protein — protein sequence MMAVTQSGDVVDTIATDGDLWVGNTGTGSLTVDGGSVKSITAAGAGSASAEARLWIGRPSAGGGAPAGNGTVTVSGTGSVLEVVSAGRPDGGASVQIGRGGTGNVSITSGATLRVIDPVGTAYDYAGGVGNEGMNVGRDPGGNGSLTVDNGHVVLAGTGTIMTVGRGGGTGTANFVNGSTLDLSATIATADVGIHIGRGSKGTMTLNASSATITGGGAAAVPGEDYGAYVNVGREIGGDGTLSLTAATMTLSGDSSLPDTPGSYASINVGRDGGTGLMTLNGSSLTLNNSAESSGVHVGRSSISGATSKGTLSMSGSTLTLDTKDFANFGVGRGTGAEGSATVSSGSTVTMQGDLGSTLWLGTTNNAANSTGGIGTLNIQGATSTVVFQGDNSGSYAVANIGQFGGTGTLNIDGGTLRMQGAVGAIMNIGFQFDSARPGNVAANSAGSGSLILTNGAKFEMIDGSGSNGLRLGNGAGTATMEVRSGSVADLDDDAAGGTYVAVGSGLAGSGVATLLVNGSGSRVEGASFVMVGRNTFETNNSGGNGRLIIENGGTVVADGGARIGSGGRLSGDGGTLSMQPDRWLIVADDGAIGDAAGAVQKLTVSGNLGVQEGANARFDITSTGNDQIVVQSSTGNTGNAFLGATDFDLNVLGGYKFSAGETRTLITSGTGKFVGLDPANFASSTVALNGQHADFSYYLGVLSGGSSFGLSALNSGTTGGLATLDFGAASTIGASFMFNGAANFARVFGGFQGGPGGLTVGVDAVLGTSNGDAFDASQSSLAMVLDGRGGSDTLIGGAGGDALRGGIGADTLTGNAGTDLYYFASADLQSGVRDTINDYAAGETVRFGAVNSASVTAALSGSDRLLTIAVSGGNAEILVKGNGVLTTVFGSEPASLATDFASNYANVTTKAFDLANANAWLTDTRVYDALQRLDTVDVFNDDGTRVFTDFDQGNARTDTSTQTIYDSLGRTDIVDVRNDNGTRIYTDFDQGSTRTDISTLTAYDNLSRVDYVDVRNDNATRIFTDFDQANARVDTSTLTAYDNLSRVDYVDVRNDNATRIFTDFDQANARVDTSTLTAYDNLSRVDYVDVRNDNATRIFTDFDQANARVDTSTLTAYDNLSRVDYVDVRNDNATRIFTDFDQANARVDTSTLTAYDNLSRVDYVDVRNDNATRIFTDFDQANARVDTSTLTAYDNLSRIDYVDVRNDDGTRVFTDFDQAGARADASTRTLYDTLGRVDIVDVLNDDGTRVFTDFDQANANAIASTRTVYDTLARIDYIDIIRDDGTRQFTDLDQAGIYSWSSTRTEYAANGSVISVTTIPD from the coding sequence ATGATGGCGGTTACCCAATCTGGCGACGTCGTCGACACAATCGCCACCGACGGCGATCTCTGGGTCGGCAACACCGGTACAGGCTCCCTCACCGTCGACGGCGGCAGCGTCAAATCCATCACGGCGGCAGGTGCAGGCTCGGCCTCGGCGGAAGCTCGACTTTGGATAGGCCGCCCCTCGGCGGGCGGAGGCGCCCCAGCCGGCAACGGCACGGTGACGGTCAGCGGCACGGGTTCCGTCTTGGAGGTCGTGAGCGCCGGGCGCCCCGACGGCGGCGCCAGTGTTCAAATCGGACGGGGCGGAACCGGCAATGTTTCGATCACGTCGGGGGCTACGCTTCGGGTCATCGATCCTGTGGGCACGGCCTACGACTATGCTGGCGGCGTCGGGAATGAAGGTATGAATGTCGGCCGCGATCCCGGCGGCAATGGCTCCCTGACAGTCGATAATGGCCATGTCGTGCTTGCCGGAACCGGCACCATCATGACCGTTGGCCGGGGTGGCGGTACCGGCACGGCAAACTTTGTCAACGGCTCGACGCTGGATCTGTCCGCAACCATTGCAACTGCTGATGTGGGCATTCACATCGGGCGCGGCAGCAAGGGTACCATGACCCTCAACGCCTCCTCGGCAACGATTACCGGCGGCGGTGCTGCTGCGGTGCCGGGAGAAGATTACGGAGCATACGTTAACGTCGGCCGTGAGATCGGCGGTGACGGAACACTATCGCTCACGGCAGCGACGATGACGCTGTCTGGGGATAGCAGCCTGCCTGATACACCCGGCTCGTACGCGTCCATCAATGTTGGCCGGGACGGCGGCACCGGGCTGATGACGCTAAATGGTTCGTCGCTCACGCTCAATAATTCGGCGGAATCGTCCGGAGTTCACGTAGGACGCAGTTCGATCAGCGGCGCGACGTCTAAGGGCACATTGTCGATGTCCGGATCGACCTTGACGCTAGACACGAAGGACTTTGCCAATTTCGGTGTAGGCCGCGGAACCGGCGCCGAAGGATCAGCGACCGTGAGTTCGGGATCCACGGTGACGATGCAGGGCGACCTTGGCTCAACACTTTGGCTTGGCACGACCAATAACGCGGCCAACAGCACGGGCGGCATCGGCACGCTCAATATCCAAGGAGCGACAAGCACGGTTGTCTTTCAAGGTGACAACTCCGGTAGTTACGCGGTCGCCAATATCGGCCAGTTCGGCGGTACAGGTACCCTGAACATCGATGGCGGAACGCTCCGGATGCAGGGCGCCGTCGGCGCAATTATGAATATCGGCTTCCAGTTCGATTCTGCCCGACCCGGTAATGTCGCGGCGAACTCCGCGGGCTCGGGCTCCCTCATCCTGACGAACGGTGCCAAGTTCGAGATGATCGATGGCAGCGGTTCCAACGGTCTGCGCCTTGGCAATGGCGCCGGAACCGCCACGATGGAAGTGCGGTCGGGCAGCGTCGCTGATCTCGATGACGACGCGGCGGGCGGGACCTATGTCGCCGTTGGGAGCGGCCTAGCCGGGTCCGGCGTAGCGACCTTGCTTGTCAATGGCTCTGGGTCCCGAGTAGAGGGCGCCAGCTTCGTGATGGTTGGACGAAATACCTTCGAAACCAACAATTCCGGCGGAAATGGACGCCTGATCATAGAGAACGGCGGTACGGTCGTCGCTGATGGCGGGGCGCGTATCGGCTCAGGCGGCCGCTTGTCGGGCGATGGCGGCACGCTGTCGATGCAGCCGGACAGATGGCTGATTGTTGCCGACGACGGGGCAATCGGCGACGCGGCCGGTGCCGTGCAAAAGCTGACCGTAAGTGGCAATCTGGGCGTCCAGGAAGGTGCAAACGCACGTTTTGACATCACAAGTACCGGAAACGACCAGATTGTCGTGCAAAGCTCGACCGGCAATACGGGCAATGCCTTTCTCGGCGCGACTGATTTCGACCTGAACGTTCTCGGTGGGTATAAGTTCTCAGCAGGGGAAACCCGGACCCTCATCACCAGCGGGACCGGCAAATTCGTCGGCTTAGATCCCGCTAATTTTGCTTCAAGCACGGTTGCTCTAAACGGCCAGCATGCCGATTTCAGCTACTATTTGGGGGTGTTGAGTGGAGGCTCGAGCTTTGGCCTGTCGGCGCTGAATTCCGGCACGACAGGCGGCCTCGCTACGCTGGATTTCGGCGCAGCATCCACCATCGGTGCCAGCTTCATGTTCAACGGAGCCGCGAATTTCGCGCGCGTCTTCGGCGGTTTCCAGGGCGGCCCGGGCGGCCTGACTGTCGGGGTCGATGCAGTTTTGGGAACGTCGAACGGTGATGCGTTCGACGCATCCCAGTCGTCCCTGGCGATGGTGCTCGACGGCCGCGGCGGAAGCGACACGCTTATCGGCGGGGCGGGCGGCGACGCTCTGCGCGGCGGCATCGGCGCGGATACTCTGACCGGCAACGCCGGCACGGACCTCTACTACTTTGCGTCGGCCGATCTTCAGTCCGGTGTACGCGATACGATCAATGATTACGCGGCAGGCGAGACGGTGCGCTTCGGCGCGGTCAATTCTGCCTCCGTTACGGCTGCGCTGTCGGGAAGCGACAGGCTGTTGACCATTGCGGTCTCGGGCGGCAACGCGGAAATCCTGGTCAAGGGCAACGGTGTTCTGACGACCGTATTCGGATCGGAGCCGGCCAGCCTTGCGACCGACTTCGCATCGAACTATGCGAACGTGACCACGAAAGCCTTCGATCTCGCTAATGCCAATGCCTGGCTCACCGACACGCGGGTCTACGACGCCCTGCAGCGACTCGATACGGTCGACGTGTTCAACGACGACGGAACCCGCGTTTTCACCGATTTCGACCAAGGGAATGCGCGCACCGACACCTCCACGCAGACGATCTATGATAGTCTCGGGCGCACCGACATAGTTGACGTTCGCAACGATAACGGTACCCGAATCTATACCGATTTCGACCAGGGGAGCACGCGCACCGATATCTCCACGCTGACGGCTTATGACAATCTGAGCCGGGTGGACTATGTCGACGTGCGCAACGACAACGCAACGCGGATATTCACCGATTTCGACCAAGCCAATGCCAGGGTGGACACCTCGACGCTGACTGCCTACGACAATCTGAGCCGGGTGGACTATGTCGACGTGCGCAACGACAACGCAACGCGGATATTCACCGATTTCGACCAAGCCAATGCCAGGGTGGACACCTCGACGCTGACTGCCTACGACAATCTGAGCCGGGTGGACTATGTCGACGTGCGCAACGACAACGCAACGCGGATATTCACCGATTTCGACCAAGCCAATGCCAGGGTGGACACCTCGACGCTGACTGCCTACGACAATCTGAGCCGGGTGGACTATGTCGACGTGCGCAACGACAACGCAACGCGGATATTCACCGATTTCGACCAAGCCAATGCCAGGGTGGACACCTCGACGCTGACTGCCTACGACAATCTGAGCCGGGTGGACTATGTCGACGTGCGCAACGACAACGCAACGCGGATATTCACCGATTTCGACCAAGCCAATGCCAGGGTGGACACCTCGACGCTGACTGCCTACGACAATCTGAGCCGCATCGACTATGTCGATGTCCGCAACGATGATGGAACCCGTGTCTTCACCGATTTCGACCAAGCGGGTGCGAGGGCCGATGCTTCCACCCGCACGCTCTACGACACTCTGGGACGGGTCGACATCGTGGACGTGCTCAACGACGATGGGACCCGGGTCTTCACTGATTTCGACCAGGCCAATGCGAATGCGATCGCTTCGACACGCACGGTTTACGATACACTCGCGCGGATCGACTACATCGACATTATTCGCGACGATGGGACACGGCAGTTCACCGATCTCGACCAGGCCGGCATCTACAGCTGGTCATCCACACGCACCGAGTATGCGGCAAACGGTAGTGTCATCTCCGTAACCACCATTCCTGATTGA
- the bglX gene encoding beta-glucosidase BglX: MDHENAAPVVEGLETVSPEQAAAGLSRRQTLGAMASAAFVAGMAALPAAAKTRQARTAGSAATKKAFVDKLIAQMTVDEKVGQLRLISIGPEMPFAKIVEEIAAGRIAGSFNTVVRRDNRPMQEAAVKRSRLKIPLFFAYDVVHGHRTTFPIPLGLASSFDMAVIERMARVSAVEACNDGVDMTFAPMVDISHDPRWGRTSEGFGEDPYLVSECARASVRGFQGTSPNQPNTIMAAVKHFALYGAVEGGRDYNTVDMSPLRMHQIYLPPYKAAIDAGSGGVMVALNSVNGVPATSNTWLMQDLLRKQWGFKGVTISDHGAITELTRHGVARDNREAAKLAIKAGIDLSMADQVYLAEVPGLIASGEIKMAELDACVREVLGAKYDMGLFANPFLRMGKQEDDPVDVRSNDRLHREPAREIARESIVLLENRNQTLPLKKQGTIALVGPLADSGLDILGSWSAQGVAEQAVTIKAGIEKAIGDKARLLTARGANVLDDQKVVDYLNFLNWDKPEVIQDPRPLDVMIEEAVAVANQSDVVIAVVGEVRGMSHESSSRVTIEMPGSQRKLLQALKATGKPLVVLLMNGRPLAIGWEKDNADALLETWYSGTEGGNAIADILFGDHNPSAKLPISFPRSAGQIPTYYNALRIGRPYTPGKPGNYTSQYFEEEQGALYPFGFGLSFSSFTLTDLKLSASRIKRGEKLTAEATLTNTGSFEGANVVQLYIADPYASIARPVKELKGFQKVTLKPGEARVVRFEIGPEQLKFVNGELKEVIESGQFDVQVGLDSREVLQQSFHLA; this comes from the coding sequence ATGGATCACGAGAACGCTGCGCCGGTCGTCGAAGGACTGGAGACGGTGTCCCCTGAGCAGGCCGCTGCCGGCCTCTCCCGCCGGCAGACGCTCGGCGCCATGGCCTCGGCCGCCTTCGTTGCCGGAATGGCCGCACTTCCCGCGGCGGCCAAGACCAGACAGGCGCGCACCGCCGGTTCCGCTGCGACGAAGAAGGCTTTCGTCGACAAGCTGATCGCGCAGATGACCGTGGACGAGAAGGTCGGGCAGCTCCGCCTGATCAGCATCGGCCCGGAAATGCCCTTCGCCAAAATCGTCGAGGAGATCGCCGCCGGGCGCATCGCCGGCTCGTTCAACACGGTCGTCCGGCGCGACAACCGGCCGATGCAGGAAGCCGCGGTCAAGCGCTCGCGCCTGAAGATCCCGCTCTTCTTCGCCTATGACGTGGTGCATGGCCACCGCACCACCTTCCCGATCCCGCTCGGCCTCGCGTCGAGCTTCGACATGGCCGTGATCGAGCGGATGGCCCGCGTCTCGGCGGTCGAGGCCTGCAATGACGGCGTCGACATGACCTTCGCGCCGATGGTCGACATCAGCCACGACCCGCGCTGGGGCCGCACCTCCGAGGGCTTCGGCGAGGACCCCTATCTCGTCAGCGAATGCGCGCGGGCCAGCGTGCGCGGCTTCCAGGGCACATCGCCCAACCAGCCCAACACGATCATGGCCGCGGTCAAGCATTTCGCGCTCTACGGCGCGGTCGAGGGCGGGCGCGACTACAACACGGTCGACATGAGTCCGCTGCGCATGCACCAGATCTACCTGCCGCCCTACAAGGCGGCGATCGACGCCGGCTCCGGCGGCGTCATGGTCGCGCTGAACTCGGTCAACGGCGTGCCGGCGACCTCCAATACCTGGCTGATGCAGGACCTGCTGCGCAAGCAATGGGGCTTCAAGGGCGTCACCATCAGCGACCACGGCGCAATCACGGAACTGACGCGCCACGGCGTCGCCCGCGACAACCGCGAGGCCGCCAAGCTCGCGATCAAGGCCGGCATCGACCTCAGCATGGCCGACCAGGTCTATCTCGCCGAAGTGCCCGGCCTGATCGCATCGGGCGAGATCAAGATGGCCGAGCTCGACGCCTGCGTGCGCGAGGTGCTCGGCGCCAAATACGACATGGGCCTCTTCGCCAACCCGTTCCTGCGGATGGGCAAGCAGGAGGACGATCCCGTCGACGTGCGCTCCAACGACCGGCTGCATCGGGAACCGGCCCGCGAGATCGCGCGCGAATCCATCGTGCTGCTGGAAAACCGCAACCAGACACTGCCGCTGAAGAAGCAGGGCACGATCGCACTCGTCGGTCCGCTGGCCGATTCAGGCCTCGACATCCTCGGGAGCTGGTCGGCGCAGGGCGTCGCCGAACAGGCCGTCACGATCAAGGCCGGTATCGAGAAGGCGATCGGCGACAAGGCCAGGCTGCTGACCGCACGCGGCGCCAACGTGCTCGACGACCAGAAGGTGGTCGACTACCTGAATTTCCTGAACTGGGACAAGCCCGAGGTCATCCAGGATCCCCGCCCGCTCGACGTGATGATCGAGGAGGCCGTCGCCGTCGCCAACCAGTCCGACGTGGTGATCGCCGTCGTCGGCGAGGTGCGCGGCATGTCGCATGAATCCTCGAGCCGCGTCACGATCGAGATGCCGGGCTCGCAGCGCAAGCTGCTGCAGGCGCTGAAAGCGACCGGCAAGCCGCTCGTCGTCCTGCTGATGAACGGGCGCCCGCTCGCCATCGGCTGGGAAAAGGACAATGCCGACGCGCTGCTGGAGACCTGGTATTCCGGCACCGAGGGTGGCAACGCGATCGCCGACATCCTGTTCGGCGACCACAACCCCTCCGCCAAGCTGCCGATCAGCTTTCCGCGCTCGGCCGGCCAGATCCCGACCTATTACAACGCGCTGCGGATCGGGCGCCCCTACACGCCGGGCAAGCCCGGCAACTACACCTCGCAATATTTCGAGGAGGAGCAGGGCGCTCTCTATCCGTTCGGCTTCGGCCTGAGCTTCAGCAGCTTTACCCTGACCGACCTCAAGCTCTCGGCCAGCCGCATCAAGCGCGGCGAGAAGCTGACGGCCGAGGCAACGCTGACCAATACCGGCAGCTTCGAAGGGGCGAATGTCGTGCAGCTCTACATCGCCGACCCCTATGCCTCGATCGCACGGCCGGTGAAGGAGCTGAAGGGCTTCCAGAAGGTAACGCTGAAGCCTGGCGAAGCCAGAGTGGTGCGCTTCGAGATCGGCCCGGAGCAGCTCAAGTTCGTCAATGGCGAGCTGAAAGAGGTGATCGAGAGCGGCCAGTTCGACGTCCAGGTCGGGCTGGATTCACGTGAGGTGCTGCAGCAGTCTTTCCACCTCGCCTGA
- a CDS encoding type I secretion system permease/ATPase — protein sequence MVGVFSGLINAAMLAGSIYMLQVYDRVLSSRSVPTLIGISLLLLFTYLLQGLLDAVRARMLARIGASFDERISPLAFTASRKLPLMGVSSDNALQPLRDVDAIRSFLASIGPTALFDLPWMPLFFIGCFLLHPWLGWLAVAGGGVIILITALSEWATRKNGKDLMESGSLRRSIADASRRNAEILAAMGMGAAFDGNWQRANARHLRNLIRGADAVSGISSFAKIFRLALQSTVLGLGAYLVIKGDASGGAMIAASIMTSRALAPIETAVANWRGFVTARQGYTRLARLFGENSFGPGPQTTLPPPEQGIEIENLAVRAPGRQNTILNGISFRLQAGAGLGVIGPSGSGKSTLARALVGAWPPLHGEVRLDGAALHQWEAANLGRHIGYLPQDIELLDGTVAENIARFSPDANDEAIVAAAKAAGAHGMIVKLDNGYDTRIGEEGASLSGGQRQRIGLARALYGMPFLVVLDEPNSNLDHAGDEALNFAIKGIRARGGIVVIITHRPAAIAGVDQIAILADGRLQAIGPRDQILKNVIQQTTAPGAQRQSLVS from the coding sequence GTGGTTGGGGTGTTTTCCGGCCTGATCAATGCAGCGATGCTGGCCGGCTCAATTTACATGCTCCAGGTTTATGATCGCGTACTCAGTTCACGCAGCGTTCCAACGCTGATTGGCATCAGCCTGCTATTGTTGTTCACTTATCTTCTACAAGGCCTCCTCGATGCCGTCCGCGCCCGCATGCTCGCGCGAATAGGCGCGAGCTTCGATGAACGCATCTCGCCCCTCGCCTTTACCGCATCCAGGAAACTGCCGTTGATGGGCGTCAGTTCGGACAATGCCTTGCAGCCGCTGCGCGACGTTGATGCGATCCGAAGCTTCCTCGCCTCGATCGGCCCGACGGCCCTGTTCGATCTACCTTGGATGCCCCTCTTCTTCATCGGCTGCTTTCTGCTTCATCCGTGGCTCGGATGGCTCGCCGTTGCGGGCGGAGGCGTGATCATACTCATCACCGCGCTCAGCGAATGGGCTACGCGAAAGAACGGCAAGGACCTGATGGAAAGCGGCAGCCTTCGGCGCAGCATCGCCGATGCCAGCCGACGAAACGCCGAAATCTTGGCCGCCATGGGAATGGGTGCCGCCTTTGACGGAAACTGGCAACGGGCCAACGCCCGGCATCTTCGCAATCTTATTCGCGGCGCCGATGCAGTGAGCGGCATCAGTTCATTCGCCAAGATATTTCGCCTAGCCTTACAGTCGACCGTCCTGGGGCTCGGCGCCTATCTCGTGATCAAAGGCGACGCCTCCGGCGGAGCGATGATCGCAGCCTCGATCATGACTTCTCGCGCCCTGGCCCCCATAGAGACTGCAGTTGCGAATTGGCGCGGCTTCGTCACCGCCCGGCAAGGCTATACCCGCCTCGCGCGCCTATTCGGTGAGAATTCATTCGGACCCGGCCCGCAAACAACCTTGCCCCCGCCAGAACAGGGAATCGAGATCGAGAATCTGGCCGTCAGAGCTCCCGGACGACAGAACACCATCCTGAACGGCATTTCATTTCGATTACAAGCTGGCGCTGGACTTGGCGTCATCGGTCCGAGCGGCTCGGGCAAGTCGACACTCGCACGGGCCCTCGTTGGCGCCTGGCCTCCTCTTCACGGAGAGGTTCGCCTCGACGGAGCCGCACTCCATCAATGGGAAGCCGCGAATCTGGGGCGCCACATCGGCTATTTGCCCCAGGATATCGAGTTGCTCGACGGCACGGTTGCAGAGAACATTGCCCGCTTCAGCCCAGACGCGAATGATGAAGCCATCGTTGCAGCAGCCAAGGCCGCAGGAGCACACGGCATGATCGTGAAGCTCGACAACGGCTACGATACGCGAATTGGCGAAGAGGGAGCTTCCCTGTCGGGAGGGCAGCGCCAGCGGATCGGCCTTGCAAGAGCCCTCTATGGCATGCCGTTTCTCGTCGTCCTCGACGAACCAAACTCGAATCTCGATCACGCCGGTGATGAAGCTTTGAATTTCGCGATCAAGGGTATTCGCGCGCGCGGCGGCATCGTCGTGATCATAACCCACCGCCCTGCTGCCATAGCCGGCGTCGACCAAATCGCGATTCTGGCGGACGGGCGGTTGCAAGCGATCGGCCCGCGCGACCAGATTCTCAAGAATGTCATCCAGCAGACCACCGCTCCGGGCGCTCAGCGTCAAAGCCTGGTCTCATGA